Genomic window (Candidatus Microthrix parvicella Bio17-1):
TGTCATCCGCACGAGCTCAGCGCTTCGCGCTGACAAAGTCCAAGGGACCGGAGCCGGAACTCCGGCTTGTCATGGCACGATGCGGGGACCAAGCCTTCGTCGATGTTGGCGCCAATGCTGGCTTGTACACCGCCATTGCGCTCAAATCTGGAGCCCGATCGGTGGTGGCTGTGGAACCACTCCCTGAACTTGCTGCGCGGCTCCGCGCCACCTTTGGTCGACGGATTGAAGTTGTGGTTCGCGCGCTCTCGTCTACGACTGGAATGGCCACCTTGACCGTTCCGGCGGTGCAAGGAGTGGACCGACGGACCCGAGCCACACTTGATGGAGGGGCGAAAGGTCGGGAGCTGACGGTGCCGTTAGGTACCCTCGACGACCTCGGTATAGAAGCAGGTACAATGGTCAAGATCGATGTTGAGGGACACGAGTTGGAGGTTTTGGCTGGCGCAGAGGCAACGCTTGAGAGCCAGCGGGTCCAAACCTGGCTAATCGAGGCAGAGGTCCGCAATAATCCATCAGCGGTGTCGGACCTGATCGATCTGATGGGGACACATGGCTACAAAGGATGGGCTGTTCTGTCCGACAGCTTGGTGCCCGCATCCCACTTCGATGCCGAGATCCACCAGTCGGCAGCCGACCAGACCCGAATTGTTGGTGGCGGTCAGCGACCGCCCGGTTACGCCAACAACTTCTGCTTTGTTCTCCAGGCTGACGAACAAACGTTTATCGCATCGGCTCGGAAGGCTGGGTTCCACCTTCCCACGCCGGACTGAGGCGACTGGGCCGCCGGATGTCTGCCCGCTGGCTTGTTGATCGCTTTCAAGACCGTCCCCGCATCACGGCCTCCAGCGGACATCGCGCCCACGCGAAGCCGGAGGTTCTGGATGCAACATCACCATCATACTGGTAGCACGCCCCCGTTTCACCCTCAACTCGTTCCGGCCAAACCCACGCATATTGCTCACATTCCTGTTAAGTCCTACGGTTGATCCGAGGCAACGAAAGCTCCTAGGAGTCCGATCTTGCAAACGACACGTCCGACACGCGCCGCCCGAGTCCACCGCCTGCTTGACCGGCCCGGAGGCCGGGCGGGTCTCGGACTGTTTCATTCGGCGAGGCATCTGGTGAAACATCGAGAATGGGTCTCTGTTCGTTGGCGCCGCCAAGGGTACTGGGAACTGAACTTCCCTGACGCGGTCGTGGCTCAGCCGTACCCGTACCTAGCGGAATACCGTGAGAAGGAAGAGATCGCTCGGGACGCGTATTTCCATCGCTACGTGCCCAAGGCTGGCGACACGGTGATGCACATCGGCGCTGGAGCTGGTTGGGAAGTCAATCTGCTCTCGCGAAGCGTCGGCCCCACCGGTCATGTGCTCGTGATCGAGGCCCAGCCCCGGACGTTCGAATGGCTGGCCAAGCGAGTTGAGGCAAGCAAACTGTCGAACGTGACCCCTATTTGCGTCGCAGTGGCTGACCACGAGGGGGTGGTGTCGATATCGGACATGGACCGGCACCAATTGAACCGTGTGTTCGAAGGCGTCGGAGGCGGTGGCGTCGAGGTCGAATGCAAGTCCATCCCGCAGATCCTCGACGACCACGATGTCGATCACTTGGACCTGCTGACCATCAACATCGAGGGCGGCGAGCGCGCTGCGATTCGTGGACTTGGTAGCACGGACCATTCGATCCGGCGGATAGCGGTCAGTTGCCACGATTTCCTTGCCGATCGTGGCGGGGACGAGGGGACTAGAACGCGCGAGGACGTTTGGGCAATGCTGCTCGATCTTGGCTTCGATGTGCAACGGCGTGATCAGAGCGATCCTCGCGATTGGGCTCGGGACTACCTGTATGCCGAGAGGGCATAGCGCCAGCTGTTAGGCGCCACCTCGAAACTCCTGACCGGTGACGTCAATCACGCTGGAGTAGAGCGCCGCGAGTTCGGAGCCGACGCGGTCAAACGACCAGTGGCCACGAGCGGCCTGAGCAATTGCGTCGCGATCGTACGTGGTGGCCACGACTTCAAGGACCGCTTCCGCCAGACTGGGCGCGTCGGCCTCAGGTACAAGACGGCCGTTGCTTGAGTCGATGAGTTCTGCAAGACCGCCCACTGCTGGCGCAACGGCAGGAACCCCGAGGCAGAGCGCTTCCGCAACCGCGGTCCCGAACATTTCTGACAGCGTCCCCGTCACGAAAGCGGCTGCTGGTGCCGCGACCTCAGCCACTCGTTCACGGCTGAGTGGGCCGTGAAACCGAACAGCCGACCCAAGTCCCAGCCGGTCGGCGTGGGCCCGCAGCTCATGCTCAAGGGGCCCTCCACCAACGATGTCCAGTTCGAGTTTGGGTTCGATTCCCCTTGCCAACGCCAGTGCACCGAGCACGAGGTCGACGCGCTTCTCTGGGGACAGCCGACCTACCGTGACGAGCCTTGGTGGGGAAGAGGGTGGACGCACGAGATGGCCGGTCATCTCGGGATCGATCGGACAGGGAATGACCTGGATGGGGCCAGGGACCCCGTGCCTCATCATCTGATCCGCCAAGTACCGGCACACCGCGATGACGCCCTGCGCCCCCGCTGCGCCCTTGATAGCGACCTTGAGGCCTGCCTTCGACAGGCGATAGTGGGCGGCGCTGCCGAGGTCAAGCGCTGCGAATGCAGCGCTGTGCTCTGTGTGCACATGCGCCGGGCGGCCTCTCATGTGCAGAATTGGCCCCATCTCACGGTAGAAATGCGTGTGAATAATGTCGACTCGGCGACGCTTGCGCACTTCCTCGATGACCCGGGCGATGCGTCGACCAAGGATCCAGTCAGACAGCGGCCGGAACACACGATCGGGGCGGATTTGAACCCGCTCGATTTGGAAGTGGTCATCAGATCCGGCAACGCCGGCCGCGATCCTTGGTCCAACCGCGTGCGGAACCACCTCGACCTCGACGACGTCAGCACCTCCAGCCCGTGCGGCGACGGCCCAATCCTTGCCAAAGGGATACCTGGACTCCATCACCATCACGACAAGCACGCGATCCAACTCCTCGTCCGTCGACCCATCGAGCGAATGTGCGCACCGGGGGCAACCCGAACGCTCACGATACTTGAGAATGCCTGGGCACCATGCTGGAGGAACGACTGCACCACCGGCGGCGGTGGCGAGTACCACTTCAAGCTGCAGCCTCCGTGCCGGTCGTGGTGGGCGGGGTCGCATTAGTCAAGGTACTTCTTACGCTCCACTGGGGGTGGTGCCTTGCTCAAGTAGTATCGACCATGTGACCGATCAGATGCCGACACGACTGACCACTGTGCGAAATGTCGCACGCAACGCGCTCCGACCTCGATATGGCATCGAGATGGTTCGCAAGGTCAGCGATCGTGTGAAAGAGGCAGGCAACCGCACCGATCGTGAGGCGGTTAAACGATGGTGCCGGGCACAAGAGGAGAGCGCCGATGATCTCTTTGGGTCGCTGGATCCAGTTCTGTGGGCGGAGGCCGTTGGGTTCGCAGCCGAGTTCACCGCTGCTGCACGTTCGAAACTGGATCGCCTGGGGGTCGACATGGGCGGCGGAGGTGACTACCGCATTCTCTACTTCCTGACCCGCTATCTGAGGCCGGAAGTCGTGCTCGAAACAGGAGTCGCCGCCGGGTTTACGTCGTCCTCCGTGCTCACGGCGATGGATCGCAACGGCTCGGGTCACCTATGGTCCAGCGACTTTCCTTACTTCCGGCATGCCAACCCGGAAGCTGACATCGGGGTCCTCGTGGACCCCGGCCTCAAGGACCGTTGGACCCTGCTCACGCAAGGCGACAGAGCAAACCTCCCGCAGATTCTCAACGAGTGCGGCCCGATCCAACTTCTGCACTACGACTCCGACAAGACGGCTTCTGGTCGCGCCTTCGCGCTCGATGCTGTATCGAGCCACCTGACCGACGATTGCGTGGTCATCTTCGATGACGTCGACGACGACTTCCACTTTCGCGACTGGTCCGCCGAGCTCTCGCATGGGAGCCACGTATTCCAATTTGGCGGCAAGCACCTTGGCGTGGCCTGCTTGGGCGGTCCGCTCAGCGAGCTGCCACCCGCAGCGCCCTCCGCTTCTGGATGACGGCCACGAGCACCAGTTGTCAGGCGGCCCTTCCCTGCTCTGCCCACACGGAGAACATGATGACGTCCCAGAGTTCATATGCGTTGTTGCGATTACCCGATTGGTGGTCGTTCCATGCCCGGCTGATTGGAGCTTCAGCGAGATGCTGGGAGGAGACACTTCCGAAGAGATGGTCTTCCGACCACTCTTTGAGAGGGCCTCGCAGCCACTCCTCGATCGGAACCCCGAAGCCGGACTTTGGTCGATCCATGTCCGCCGTCGGAACGTACCGATCGATCACTTGCCGGAGCGGCCATTTGGCGGTGCCGTTCCGCACTTTGAACTCCGCTGGCAGCGAAGCTGCAAACTCGACGATGTCTCGGTCGAGGAAAGGGATCCGGCCCTCCAGCGACACCGACATGGTGGCCCGGTCGACTTTGCAGAGGATGTCGTCGGGCAGATAAGTGACGGCGTCGACGGCGGACATGTGCTCGACGATGCCCGGTACGTTGGGCCAGCGTTCGCTGTCGGTGTGCAGAGTTGGAGGTTCAGTGCTTCCCGGCACGAGCTCCGTCGGCCGATGCCAGTGGCTGACCAACCGGTTGTACACCTCGTAGGCCGAGGACGCATCGGCCACGCCTGCGACCTTGCCGACCTTCATCCCGAACATTCGGGGACGCCGGGAGGCCGGAATGAGCTGTGCGGCCTGGTCCCATCTGTTCGGCGGCACGGCAGCCAGTGCTGCGGCACCGCGGCGCCGCAGCGCCATCGGAGTTCGCTCAAGCTGCTTCCAGATGCCGGGCACCCACGCATACCGGTTGTAGCCGACGAACAGCTCGTCTCCCCCGTCGCCGGACAACGCGACCGTGACGTCCTTGCGGGCCAGCTCGGCGACCAGCCGGGTCGGCACCTGGGACGAGTCGGCAAAAGGCTCGTCGTGGATGGTGCCGAGCTGTTCGACCACTCGGAGAGCGTCGGCGTCGGTGACGATCAGTTCGGTGTGGTCGGTCCCCAGTTGCGCCGCTACCGAGCGAGCGTCCGAGGACTCGTCGTAGTCCCGAGCCGTCGAGCCGATGGTGAAGGTTTTCACCGGGCTTGTAGCGACCTGCTGGGCGACGGCGACGACCGCGGTGCTATCGATCCCTCCGGACAGGAATGCACCTACTGGCACGTCGGCCACCATGCGCCGTTCTACCGATCGACGCAGCAGACGGTCCAGCTCGTCGACGGCCTCCTCGGCCGTACCGGCGAAGGTTGCACCACGCTCGACAACGTCGTAGTAGGACCAGTACTGCTCGGGCTCCCCCACCGCGCCGTCGGGTGCGATCTCAACAGTGCAGCCGGGTTCCAGCTTGAAGATGCCCTCGCGGATCGTCCACGGCGCCGGCACGTACTTGTGCCGGAAGTACAGCGCCAGGGCGTTGCGATCGACCGGCCGGTCGAAGCCTGGATGGGCCGCCAGCACGTCCAGGGTGGAGCCGAACAGCACCTCTCCGTTGCCGATGGTGCCGTAGTAGATGGGCTTCTCCCCCATCCGGTCCCGTACCAGGGTGAGCGTGCGCTCCTCACGGTCCCACAGCCCAAACGCGTACATCCCGTCGATTCGGTCCAGCGTTGAGTCCAGCCCCCACCGCGCGATCGCCTCGATGAGCACCTCGGTGTCGGAGTGCCCCTTGAGCTTCACCCCGGCCGACTTCAGGTAGGCAGCAAGTTCCCGGTGGTTGTAGATCTCGCCGTTGTAGGTGATCGTCCACCTGCCGTCGGCGGAGACCATCGGCTGCGCCCCGTGCTCGCTGAGATCGAGGATCGACAGCCGTCGATGGCCGAAGCCAATGCCGGCCTGCTCGTCGACCCACGAACCGGAGCCGTCAGGACCGCGAGAACGCATCGGCTCGGCCATCGACTCGAGCAGCCGCTCGGTATCTTCCGACGGGCGGCGCCGACGGGGATCGAGGACGCCGACGATCCCGCACATCAGGCGGACCTCTGCATGGTGCGCCTACCCGGCCTCTGACCTGCGCTCATGAACGAATCCGTACCTCTCAGCCGGTGTTGCTACCGCCGTGATTCTGACAGACTTTGCAATCGTGCCAACTATCCCCTCCATCGCTGCCGCTGGCGCCCAACGGCTGGCCTGATGCGCATCTTGCAGGTCGCCACCAGCAGCCTTCGACGGGGCGCCGAGGTGTTCGCCGCCCAGCTTGGCTCCGAGCTGGGTCGACGCGGCCATGAGGTGACGACGATCTCGTTGGAACACCGAAACGGCGAGCATGGCCTGGCATTCGAAGAGCTAGCGGTGCCTGGGCGAGGGCCCCGGGCAGTGCTCGAGTTGGCCCGCAGGGCACGGGCGTGCGATGTGCTGATCGCTCACGGCGGCTCGACGCTGTTGCCGGTGGCCATCGCTGCCAAGCTGGCACGACGCCCGTTCGTGTACCGAAACATCGGCGACCCCTCATTTTGGGGACGGTCCCGCGGGGCCGCGCTGCGAATCGGCGCGCCGCTGCGGTCCGCCGCGCAGGTGGTGGCGCTCTACCCTGACGCCGCCGACTACATGCGGGAGCACTACCGACTGCCAGACGAGCGGCTGGTCGTTGCGCCCAACGCCGTCGATGTCGACCGCTTTGCCGCCGCCACTTCGGCGCAGCGCCGATCGGTGCGTGCCGAGCTCAGCCTGCCGCCAACCCAGATCGTGCTCGGCTACCTCGGCAACCTGTCCGAGGAGAAGCGTCCGGGGTGGGCGCTGGCCACGGTTGAGGCGCTCGAGGACGCCACGCTGCTGATGGCCGGGGATGGTCCGCTCCGGGCCGAGCTGGACCAACGGGCCCGATCGCTCGGCACACGAGAGAGCACGCCGGCGTGTCGACTGCTGGGGCCGGTTTCGGATCCGCAGCGTTTTCTGGCTGCGATCGACGTGCTGCTGCTGCCCAGCGCCACCGAGGGCATCCCCGGGGTGCTGGTCGAGGCCGCACTCGTCGGCGTTCCGACCGTTGCAACCGATGTTGGCGGTGTGCGTGATGCGCTCACGACGATGAGTGCCGGCGTCTGTGTTCCAGTCGACGACTTCGACGGCTTTGTTGCGGCCGTTCGAGGCGTGGCCGCCGATCCGGGCGGGTACCGGCCCGATCGGGACGCCGCGCTCGAGCACCACGCCATCGAGGCAGTGGCCGATCGGTGGGAGCAGGTGGTGTTGCAGGTCGGCGGGTAACGGCCGCCTTAAAAGAGTTCGATGTCGCCGAGACCCAGGGCGAGCTGATCCAACGTCGGCACCATCGGGTGAGCGACCGGACGCCAGGTGAGGATCGGGCCCAACGCCGGGACCGGCACAAACCCCTGGCGGGCATCGGCGAGATGCAACCGCCCTTGAGTGGCCGAGCCCTTGAGTAGGTAGTCGACCCCCGAGCCTTTGAGCGCCTTCCACGCTGTTCTCGTGGACGTTCCCTTGGGGACGAGCACCTCGCAGATGGTGGCTTCGGTCGCCGTCCCCCGCCGTCGAACCCGGAACACCACCAGGCCGTCCTCGACACCTCGCCCAAGGCTGACAGCCCGATAACGGAGCGCGGCAAAGCGGTAGCGCCAGTGCAGAAACTCGGGGGTTCGGTCGGTGCTGATGCGAGACCCGTTACCAATCCGGGTGAGCAGGGCTTCGACCCCGTCGCGATCTGCGAGCACTTCGTCGGCCGGAAGGCCCACCGAGGACTCGTCCGACCACATCGCAGCGGCGGTGCGCGCACCGGCCAGCTTCGGGATCGACCGCAACCCGGTCAGGCGGACCGACACCGGGACCTTGCCGACCTCGTGCCAGCCCATCTTGAGGTAGCCGGGGCGGCTCTTGTCGTTGGGCGTGTTGAACACACAGTCCACGCCGTCGTCTCGGAGGTCGTCGAGTGCCCCCAGCGTCAGCCGGCTGAAGATGCCACGGCCCTGCCAGTCGGGGTGAGTGGCGGTGTCGACGGCACGCACGGCGTTGATCGTGGTGCCGTCAGGCCGACGGAAACGCCAACGCAGGAAGGTGCGCAGCCCAACCAGCGTGCCGTTGTCATCCTCGGCAACCCAGGTGGGCGACGGCCCAAACGGATTGTGGTCATGCTTCCACTCGAAGAACGCTTCGTTGGGGTCGCCGGCCTTCCAACCGAGCGACTGCCGACAGAGCTCGATGATCGCCGGGCGGTCGTCGGCTGTAGCACGGCGAAGTCGCAGGTCGATGGGCGCGTCCTTAGGGGTGTTCACGGCCCGAGGATACCGGAGAAGGTTGTTCGGCGACTCAGGCCGATCGCCTCATCAACCGGTTCTTGAGAGCAAAGACGGCCGAGTGAGCGCCGCTGGCGATGGCGGCCGTGCGCTCGATTGATGCGTCGCTGTCGAGCCGGAGCCGGGAGATGCTGAACGGGTCGCCCTTGATGTCCGCCAACCGATGGTCGAACTCGACGGCGAGCTCGTAGCCAAGCTCCTTCAGTACCTGGCGGGTGGCCGATGCGATGTTGCCGTTGGGGTAAGCGAACATCGTCGGCGCTGCACCCAGGGTCTGTTCCAGGTAGCGGTGGGCACGCTCGATCTGGGTACGCTGCGATTCGGGGCTGCACTGGTCGAGCATCGGGTGGTCCCAGGTGTGATTGCCCAGCTCCATACCGGCGTCGATCCAACGGCGGAGACCGGGTTCATCGAGGGGCTGGTCGAGCGGATCCGGTGCCGGCGTTGGCAGCGTTGCGACGAACTCCCGCCGGGCGGCGTCAGGGACCGTCTTGAGGTGCCGGACGAGTGACTCATCTACCCACGCTCGTCCTTGAAAGCTCACTGACCTTCTTCCTACTGCCGCTGCAACCACCGACCACCAGAACGGCTGCGACTCGGCGATGAGCCCCGGGCATACAAACATCGTCGCCACCGCTCCGAGCCGCTCCAGCACTGGGAGGCCGTGCTCGACCACACTTCGTTGTCCGTCATCGAAGGTGATCCACAATGCCCGGTCTGGGAGTTCCGCTCCCCCTCGCACCGCCGTGACGACCTCAGCACCACTGACGAGCGCATATCTCTCCGTGAGGTAGGCCAGCTGACGCCCGAAATGATCCTGATCGGATACACCGTGATAGGCGAGCACTCGCAGCTTCCGTCGGGTCAACCTCACGGTGAAACGAGTAATCGGCTGAGTTCCGAGGATGCTCTGGAACGTTGTCATCAGGTCACGTCTCCGACGAGTTCTCTGACCAACGCCAGGTGCGCCCGCCCCATCCGCTCAAGGTCGAACCGGCCTCGGGCTCTGGCCGCTCGTTCCTCTCGTTCCACTGGTTCATCAAGCGCGACGCACAGCGCATGAAAGAGCGCCTCCACATTGCCTCTGGGCACCAACCGCCCGTCGCGGGGGTCCTCCAGCAGATCAACAACACCGCCGGCCTCTGTCGCAACGACGGGCGTCCCGGCCAACAACGCCTCGATCAGGGCGAGAGGCATGCCTCCTTCGCTGTCGGAAGTGTTGAGCACTATGTCCGCCTCAGTAAGCAGCGGCGCTGGATCCCCCACATGACCCAGGAAGTGAATCCAGCCCTCCAAGTCACGACGTTGAGCATCAGCGAGTAGGGCACCGAACTCCGGGCCGTCTCCGCAAATGACGAACCGCACGGGTCGATTCGCAGCCTTCACCTTCTCGATCACTTCAAGCACCAGGTCCAGGCGTTTC
Coding sequences:
- a CDS encoding FkbM family methyltransferase, whose translation is MAQPYPYLAEYREKEEIARDAYFHRYVPKAGDTVMHIGAGAGWEVNLLSRSVGPTGHVLVIEAQPRTFEWLAKRVEASKLSNVTPICVAVADHEGVVSISDMDRHQLNRVFEGVGGGGVEVECKSIPQILDDHDVDHLDLLTINIEGGERAAIRGLGSTDHSIRRIAVSCHDFLADRGGDEGTRTREDVWAMLLDLGFDVQRRDQSDPRDWARDYLYAERA
- a CDS encoding glycosyltransferase, whose amino-acid sequence is MLVVMVMESRYPFGKDWAVAARAGGADVVEVEVVPHAVGPRIAAGVAGSDDHFQIERVQIRPDRVFRPLSDWILGRRIARVIEEVRKRRRVDIIHTHFYREMGPILHMRGRPAHVHTEHSAAFAALDLGSAAHYRLSKAGLKVAIKGAAGAQGVIAVCRYLADQMMRHGVPGPIQVIPCPIDPEMTGHLVRPPSSPPRLVTVGRLSPEKRVDLVLGALALARGIEPKLELDIVGGGPLEHELRAHADRLGLGSAVRFHGPLSRERVAEVAAPAAAFVTGTLSEMFGTAVAEALCLGVPAVAPAVGGLAELIDSSNGRLVPEADAPSLAEAVLEVVATTYDRDAIAQAARGHWSFDRVGSELAALYSSVIDVTGQEFRGGA
- a CDS encoding class I SAM-dependent methyltransferase → MTDQMPTRLTTVRNVARNALRPRYGIEMVRKVSDRVKEAGNRTDREAVKRWCRAQEESADDLFGSLDPVLWAEAVGFAAEFTAAARSKLDRLGVDMGGGGDYRILYFLTRYLRPEVVLETGVAAGFTSSSVLTAMDRNGSGHLWSSDFPYFRHANPEADIGVLVDPGLKDRWTLLTQGDRANLPQILNECGPIQLLHYDSDKTASGRAFALDAVSSHLTDDCVVIFDDVDDDFHFRDWSAELSHGSHVFQFGGKHLGVACLGGPLSELPPAAPSASG
- the asnB gene encoding asparagine synthase (glutamine-hydrolyzing); this encodes MCGIVGVLDPRRRRPSEDTERLLESMAEPMRSRGPDGSGSWVDEQAGIGFGHRRLSILDLSEHGAQPMVSADGRWTITYNGEIYNHRELAAYLKSAGVKLKGHSDTEVLIEAIARWGLDSTLDRIDGMYAFGLWDREERTLTLVRDRMGEKPIYYGTIGNGEVLFGSTLDVLAAHPGFDRPVDRNALALYFRHKYVPAPWTIREGIFKLEPGCTVEIAPDGAVGEPEQYWSYYDVVERGATFAGTAEEAVDELDRLLRRSVERRMVADVPVGAFLSGGIDSTAVVAVAQQVATSPVKTFTIGSTARDYDESSDARSVAAQLGTDHTELIVTDADALRVVEQLGTIHDEPFADSSQVPTRLVAELARKDVTVALSGDGGDELFVGYNRYAWVPGIWKQLERTPMALRRRGAAALAAVPPNRWDQAAQLIPASRRPRMFGMKVGKVAGVADASSAYEVYNRLVSHWHRPTELVPGSTEPPTLHTDSERWPNVPGIVEHMSAVDAVTYLPDDILCKVDRATMSVSLEGRIPFLDRDIVEFAASLPAEFKVRNGTAKWPLRQVIDRYVPTADMDRPKSGFGVPIEEWLRGPLKEWSEDHLFGSVSSQHLAEAPISRAWNDHQSGNRNNAYELWDVIMFSVWAEQGRAA
- a CDS encoding glycosyltransferase, coding for MRILQVATSSLRRGAEVFAAQLGSELGRRGHEVTTISLEHRNGEHGLAFEELAVPGRGPRAVLELARRARACDVLIAHGGSTLLPVAIAAKLARRPFVYRNIGDPSFWGRSRGAALRIGAPLRSAAQVVALYPDAADYMREHYRLPDERLVVAPNAVDVDRFAAATSAQRRSVRAELSLPPTQIVLGYLGNLSEEKRPGWALATVEALEDATLLMAGDGPLRAELDQRARSLGTRESTPACRLLGPVSDPQRFLAAIDVLLLPSATEGIPGVLVEAALVGVPTVATDVGGVRDALTTMSAGVCVPVDDFDGFVAAVRGVAADPGGYRPDRDAALEHHAIEAVADRWEQVVLQVGG
- a CDS encoding GNAT family N-acetyltransferase; protein product: MNTPKDAPIDLRLRRATADDRPAIIELCRQSLGWKAGDPNEAFFEWKHDHNPFGPSPTWVAEDDNGTLVGLRTFLRWRFRRPDGTTINAVRAVDTATHPDWQGRGIFSRLTLGALDDLRDDGVDCVFNTPNDKSRPGYLKMGWHEVGKVPVSVRLTGLRSIPKLAGARTAAAMWSDESSVGLPADEVLADRDGVEALLTRIGNGSRISTDRTPEFLHWRYRFAALRYRAVSLGRGVEDGLVVFRVRRRGTATEATICEVLVPKGTSTRTAWKALKGSGVDYLLKGSATQGRLHLADARQGFVPVPALGPILTWRPVAHPMVPTLDQLALGLGDIELF
- a CDS encoding polysaccharide deacetylase family protein; amino-acid sequence: MTTFQSILGTQPITRFTVRLTRRKLRVLAYHGVSDQDHFGRQLAYLTERYALVSGAEVVTAVRGGAELPDRALWITFDDGQRSVVEHGLPVLERLGAVATMFVCPGLIAESQPFWWSVVAAAVGRRSVSFQGRAWVDESLVRHLKTVPDAARREFVATLPTPAPDPLDQPLDEPGLRRWIDAGMELGNHTWDHPMLDQCSPESQRTQIERAHRYLEQTLGAAPTMFAYPNGNIASATRQVLKELGYELAVEFDHRLADIKGDPFSISRLRLDSDASIERTAAIASGAHSAVFALKNRLMRRSA